From the genome of Rhodocyclaceae bacterium:
AAAACCGGCGCCGACCACCGAGGCGCCGCCGCGCGAAACATCCAGAGCATCATCGACCGGCATCACTTGGACTCCACAAAGTTGGCAGCACTGAGTTCCCTCTCCCCATCCCACCGATACGCCACCATCCGACCCGACCTCGGCACCGAGTAGTCGCAGCAGGCGACCTTCGACGACTGCGGCGTGCGCGGCCCGTCCATCCAGTAGTGTCCGATGAACACCGGCGCGCCCTCGACCTCGCCGAAGCCGTCGTAGTCGGGTACTGGCGTGCGGTCGCACAGCCGCTCGCGTGCTTCGTCCGAGACGAAGGCCGCCGCGCGCCAGCTGCTGCCCTTGGGCAACCACCAGCGCAGACGTACTTCGGGCCGAACAACACCGCCGTGGTCGACGAAGGTCACGCCGTCGGGCAGGAAGGCCTCCAGCCCCTTGGTCACGCCCTCCATCGCCGTCCACTCCGGTGACCCTTTCACGCCCGCGGCCTGCAGGAATGCGTCGTCAAGGCCGTTGCGAAGGCGATCGTCGAGACGCCGGACGAACGTGTCGTTCCACCAGGCGTGCGCGACGCGGATGCCGCCGAGGTCCAGCGCGACTGGCAGGGTGCGGAACCACTGGATCATGTCCTTGTGCAGATCGGACCCTTCCTTGACCTGCTTCAGAAACTCGGCGTGGTTTCCAAGGTTCCGCGCAGTGTGCTTCTTCAACCACGCCTCCGGCGGCAACTCATCCGCGCGCTTGCCTTCGCCGACGGGCT
Proteins encoded in this window:
- a CDS encoding metallophosphoesterase, producing MTAYDVIGDIHGYAAPLEALLRRMGYVPSGKGWRAPYGRKAVFVGDLVDRGPEQVRVVEMVKSMVDDGEALCVLGNHEYNAIGWMTRRLGPDGKPVGEGKRADELPPEAWLKKHTARNLGNHAEFLKQVKEGSDLHKDMIQWFRTLPVALDLGGIRVAHAWWNDTFVRRLDDRLRNGLDDAFLQAAGVKGSPEWTAMEGVTKGLEAFLPDGVTFVDHGGVVRPEVRLRWWLPKGSSWRAAAFVSDEARERLCDRTPVPDYDGFGEVEGAPVFIGHYWMDGPRTPQSSKVACCDYSVPRSGRMVAYRWDGERELSAANFVESK